The nucleotide sequence CGAAGCCTCGCGAATAATACTACACTCATATACCTATATAGCAGGTATAATAGTTGCAGAAGGCAAATGTGCATAAAGCAGCGGTATTGCCCGGAAGTACTGGAATGAATATGCCAAAGCTGTTCCTGAAGAATATAATTTCAAGGCAAAGGAATTAAGTCATCGCCTATATTGGAAAGAGGAAAGCTATTGAGTTCATGAAGCCTGTTTATGTGGGTGAAAGGGATGATTCTGATCTGTTGAGGAAGAAGATCATTGACATATCCTACACTGAATGGAAGAAGATGGGGTTCTCTAAGGGTACATTGCATTACATGAAGCAGAATGCCAAAACTGATAAGCCGTTTACTCTAAATACACATGTGAGGAGGAGGGTGAGCACTTCGGGAATTGTCAAGATCTGATCGGGAATTGGTAGTTAACTTCATTAAAAAGAATAAGGACTATTTTTCAAAAGAGAGTATGGAAAATGGGATCAAATGTTTCACTCCCTAAGAAAAGACAAAGCTAAAGAACTTGCTTTCAGGTAAAAAGCCTGATTCATAATGATGGAACATCTATTGAAGAATGTAAGATAAATAACAGAAGTTTGGGTTTAGTGATGGGTTAAGGGTTTAATATTTATTGACCTCTGTGACTTGGCGTTTAAAGATAATGCTGTTCCCACATATTGCAACAAGTTCCCAATTTGAAGATCCATGTCTATTTAGTTGTCTTTCAAAATTTGTCCCGTCTATTTCGTCGACAAGATATTCCCAGTGACTTTTTTCTTCATACGGCATATAACCACTCCCTAAAGTACTAATTAATATTGCAGCAGTATTACTTTAATCTAATCCCGCACGATTGTCAACTTTCCTTTTTATAATGTGCCCATAAATGCAGCTACATGAAACGACGCTCTCACTTATTCTCATCTAAACCCCAATTAAGAAATTCAACTCCCGTGGGTGCATTTGCAGGTTCCGATCCTTACGAAACCTACGCATCGACGTCATCCAGGTTGTAAAGGGCGTTTCAATCCCTAGCAGGGTTGATTTTTAGGACTTAATTAATCTTTGGTCTAACATGCTTTTTATAAAGATAATACTGTTTGGATTAAATACGTATGGGCAAATACTGCAACAAAGTATGATTATCAATGTTCTGTTTTTTTCAGCAAGTACAAAATAATTTTAGATTTGTTGGATTGTGTACCCAAAAATAGACATCGTGAAAATTTAGCGTACAAAAAATTGACGTTACCTGTATCTCCAACTTTCTATGCGAGGGGGAAGACCCGAACCACCAAAAAGCCAGCCCTTAATCTTCACCTATACAAAACACAATCAGCCCTGACATAAATAACAGAAACTCCCTTCACAGAAAGCTTATCCCTCACAAGCTCTTCAAGCTCCCCTATCCTGCTACCAGCAACCTCAGGATCATTGAACTCAAAGACAGTGACATCATCACAGAGAGCTTTTACAGCATCCGTAAGATCAGGAGTTGATTGCCCGCCTGTCATTGCTGCTGTCCTGTTGTCCAGTACCATTACCAGCACATCACGTTTGTTCTCGATAGCATTTATTAGGCCTACGATGCCGGAATGTGAAAGTCCGAAGTCGCCTATGACAGCAACGGACTTCTTATCGAAACCTATAGCTGTGGAAATAGCGGCGCCAAGTGCAAAGCCGACATCAACGGCTTCAAGGGGTGCAGGGGCACTGCGTATGGAGCAGCCCATGTCACCTGCTATCAGAATGTTCAGGTCGTGAAGCATTCTGTAGACCGGCATGAAAAGACAATCCTCGCACAAAGAACGGGAGCCTCTTCCCTTGATGGTCTCAATAAAAGTATATTCAGTGATCTTCTCTTTATCGAAGTTCTCGATCGCAAAACCGATCTGCTCTTTTTCAATGCGACCATAGGGGAGATGTCCGGTCATCTTTCCAAGCACGTTCCCACAGATACTGATGTGGGATTCGATGAAGGCTTCACTTTCTTCAACAACGAGAACCTTTTCATGGTCGGAAATGAAATCCCTTAATTTCCTGATGGGAGGGGGGGATACGACATTAAGTGAAAGATGTGAAACCTCAAGTTGTTTTTCGGATAATAGTTCATCTACAAGCAAAGAAGGATAGCCGGAAGAGATTATACCGGTCTTGCCTGCTTTAACGGATCGTGTCAGGGAAGTATTCTCTGCTTCATCCACAAGCAATGGCTGTACATTTATGTGAAAATGCTGGTGCTTGCCACGCATCGTCAGCTCCCAGATCGATCTGTCAAATGTGACTTCTGTCTTCCTGAAATTATCGGATCTTGTGACAGGACCTGTGGCTTTTTCCAGACGGTCGGTTATCCTGACTATAACAGGGGTCTTTGTACTTTCGGAAAGTTCGAAAGCCCTGGTAAGTGAACTGTATGCAGCATCCGGGTTCGACGGGTCGAACACAGCGACCTCTGCAACCTCGCCATACCATCGTGAATCCTGCTCGTTCTGGGATGCTCTGACCCCCGGATCATCTCCTGCTATGATCACTACCCCGGCACCGATGGTGTGAGTGACAGCTGTAACAAGGGGGTCGGAAAGGACGTTCATACCCACGTGCTTTGTGAGAACAAGAGCTCGTTTGCCTGAGATCGAAGCACCCAGTGCTGCCTCCAGGGCGACCTTCTCATTCGTCATCCAGAGCGTGGGAATGTCAGATCCGAGATTCTTCTCAAAATAGTTCATTACGGCAGTGACAGGGAATCCGGCAACTCCCGTGACCATTTCCACCTTGCTGTCGATCAATGCAAAATAGAGCGCTTCCAGCCCGGTAAGTTCTGAAGTTCCGATGTTCCTGTCAGTGCTGTTCATAACTTTGCTTCCAGGTCTACAGATTCGTCAGGTCGTGCGAACCACGCAAGTGATGCAAGAGCACCTATGACACCATTACCATCAAGCCAGACATCAACGCCATTCTTTTGTGCATGTTCCATGGCAATATCCTTAGTAAGCTCCCCGCTGCGACACATGGTGCTGTATTCCTCCATTTTAGAGGCTTCAAAGGATGATAGTACGACCATTCCGGTCTCATCGGACACACTGTATTTGAGAAGTGCAGCCTTCAGGTCTTCCAGAAGCTCTTCCTTTGCTTCCTTGCTGACACAACCGAATTCCAGCACAGTGGAAACACAGTTCTGCGTCTTTGCCGCTACCGGGAAAAGCTGTACAAGTGAATGAGAAAGATAGACGGATTCGTTGCAGTTAAGCGCCGTTGCAATGTTGTGTGTCATGGACCATGTGGCGCCCTCTTCCTTGGTGTCGGTATCATCGATACCAATAAGAACACGTTCACGTCTTGGAACTACAATAGTGCCTTTAGCAGCTTTCCCACCGCCGGATTCGGATACATCATAGCGTAATACTCCCTGTGCAAATGCCCTGCACTTAGTAGCACCAACGCCACCGCCACCAAGACCTGCATAGGTTATCGATACTTCATCACCTTCGACCACAACGGACTCGATCCCTGCAGCAGCCACAGATGGCTGAAGTGTAAGGTCACATACTCCGGTGTCCACAAGATAGCGGGTCATGTTCCCCACAGCACGTGCCTGCTGTATCAGGGGTGATCTTGCATAATGAAAACGTGACCATGCAGCCCCACTATAGCAATTGGTATGCTCAATTATCTCTGCGTTCTTGTTCTCTTCATCGCAGACTGCATATATGCCCCTGTAAGGTATGGTATAGGGATCTGTAAGTTCTACTTCTTTCATCTGAATGGATAATTACAGGCAATGGTTTAAAAGTTTTGTTAAATGGATGCTTTGATCAAAAAATCAATATGAACGACAATTACGACCTTGACTGGATATTCGTCTTTTTGGCTGAAAGTTATATCGTAACTTTCCGAGATATGTTAATGACTATCAAGATACTACCAGAACGGATTTATACAGACACATCTACTAAAGTTTATGAGAAAACTAGTAACTTTTTTGGCAGTCGCATTATGCATCGTTTCATCACTTTTTATGGGTTGTGTTGATAGTTCAACTGTAAACGCAGAGACGACGATAAATGTAGAGAATACAATAAATGCAGGATCCGTTGAGGATTATGAAATTGCAACTGCAAACAATGCTTTCGCATTTGACCTGTATTCAATGGTTAAAAATGAAGATCAAAATGTCATTTTTGCACCATACAGCATATTCACCGCAATGGCTGTTTGTTATGACGGGGCTGAAGGTCCCACAAAAAAGCAGATGTCAAATGTATTTAATTATCCTCTCAACAAACTTGTCCTTGAAGAGAGCTCACAAGTGATGATCGGTACGATTAATTCTTACAATGATGCGTATGATCTGGAGACAACAAATGCACTATGGGTACTTGAAGACTATCCATTAAATGAACAGTATGTTTCTAATGTGGAAAATTACTATGGAGGAATGGTGACACCCGTTGACTTTGCAAATGAACCTGAAGAATCCACAGACACCATAAACAACTGGGTTGAAGAAAAAACAAATGAGAAAATAAAGGAACTTATTCCTAAAGGTGAAATTGGCCCGGAAACACGTCTGGTGATAACAAATACAGTTTATTTCAATGGAAAATGGGTAAACGAATTTGATGCGGATATGACAAGAACAAGGCCATTCACTCTTTCAAACGGTGATGAAAAAAGTGTAAAAACAATGTACAATGTAGGGAAGTTCAACTATGGGGAGGATGAAAAAGCAAAGATACTGGAATTGCCATACAAAGGTGATAACCTGTGCATGTACATGGTCCTCCCGGAAGAGAACAATATTGCAGAGTTTGAAAATGATCTTACCCTTATGTATTATAGTGAACTAAAAAAGAACATGAACTCGGCGGATTCCGTGGAAGTATCAATCCCGAAGTTCACATATAATACAGAAGCTGAACTAAAGTCTCCATTAATAGAAATGGGAGTAGTTGATGCTTTTTTCCATGAGACCGCTAATTTCTCAGGGATCACATCAAACGGAAACCTGGCAATATCCGAGATATATCATCAGGCATTTGTAGATGTGCATGAAAAAGGGACAGAAGCTGCAGCAGCAACAGGTGCAGTGATGGAAGATGAGGGAATGGAAAACACATTGGAATTCAAAGCTAACCATCCGTTTTTATTTTTCATCGAAGATAAGAGGACAGGTTGCATACTTTTCATGGGCAAAGTTGAAAGTCCTGAATATGAGGAAATGTCATAATGGCATTTTCTCCAATATTTCCCCCTCCTTCATCTTCCGTTCATGATATCGCTCTTTCACTCCTTGCCCGGTAATTCGTATTGTTGATAGAAAAAGAAGGTATTTGACAACAATGGAACAAAAACTCCTGGCGGATAAAAGAACTGAATATATTGATAGAGCAAAAGATACCATCAAAAACCCGTCTTATTCCATATTCGCCATCCTTGGACTTACATTCATACTTGCATTAATAGGAGTACTTTTCGATCTATTCTCTATGTTCATAATACTGCTTGGACCAATTATCACATTGGCTTGCTATGCTTACTACACTGGAAACAAGTTGTCTTCTGCAATACTGGGACTATTGGTAATTCCACTTATGTTCTTTTATGCCGGACCCATCGGTGCAATTGTTGATTTCCAATTCGCACGACTTGACAGGTATTTTGAGTAGACGTACATATTTGATATTATTAATGATTTCTGGAAGTATTCGCTCGCCCATTCCCTAATTGGATTCCTGATCGCATTCCGAAAAACACCATATCTGTTGCTTGCATTGCTTATCTTTGTGCTACAACTTATGGAACTTCTCAGTCATGTCGATTGAGAACAGTACAGCAGCTCCCAAAATATTTGATGAAATATCAGTTGACAAAATATCAACTGATGAAACCTTCTTCTTTCAGACTGACATATCTTCCATCCCCGATTATCACATGATCCAGAACATTGATCCCGAGGATCTTGCCACCCTCAACAAGCTTTTCAGTGACAGCTATGTCCTCCCTGCTTGGTGACGGATCACCTGAAGGGTGATTATGTGTCAGTATGACAGATGCCGAGGACTCCATCAGTGCTGACTTGAACACTTCACGCGGATGGACGATGTTCGCATTCAGGCTACCTACGGACACGACCTCTTCACGCAGGATCTGGTTCTTGGTATCAAGATAGAGGGCAGTGAGCATTTCCTTTTTGAGCTCCCTGTGTTTTGGATAAAGGAGTGAATATACATCACCTGCAGATCGTATCTTCCTTTTAGGATCATCCATATAGACCTCCAGCTTTCTTGCAAGTTCAAAAACGGCAGCTATCTGCGTGGCTTTTGCAGGCCCGATACCACGCATCTTTGTCAGCTGGCTGATATTTGCCTGGCTGAGCTGTTTCAGGTTGTATTCAGAAAGTATACGCGCACACATGTTCAGGACATTCTCATCCTTTGAGCCTGTGCGAAGGATAATTGACAGTAGTTCTGCATTGGACAATGAACCGGAACCGTATTTTAGCAGTCTTTCCCTGGGGCGTTCCTCTTCAGGCATATCATGTATCCGAATTTTGTGATCAGGCATGAGGAGCTATAATATAGTTGATTAATATAAAGCAGCCGAAATTTAAGTTGTTGGATTATATTTTTATGAGGAACTATATCACCGACGTAATCTTGTTGAAATGATATTTTCAGTCCTGAAAAGAAAGTATGGAGAAAGTTTCTGTGCAAGAAAGTATAGAAATCAAGTGAAAGAAGTAAAGTTTAAGACATTGATACGCAATCTTGACAGGTAGTTAAGATTGTATGATTGGTATGGTTGAGGATTTCTACAAAGACACTTTTAGTAGTAATTTATAAATAATGATAACTATATTTTTTTACAGCTTTTAATTGGTGGTAGATATGAGCTTAAACTATATAAATTTAAAAAAATGTAGGGTATTGATAATTCTTATTCTTTCGATAACGCTTTTTACTTCGATGATATTTGTTGCCTCGGCAGCTACAACTTATGAGTTTCAGGATCCTGAGGGGAAATATACTTTCAAGCTCACTTTTCCTGATGAAGACATAGTAGGATTCGACCCAGTGTGTCATGTTGAAGGATGGGGTGATTATATCAAATTATCCGTTGATATGACCGGGGAAAATAAGCAGACCGGAGTTGATACTAAAATTGAAGTTGAAGGAGTAGACGCTAAAGAATGGATGGTCATCAAACGAAGCTATCCCATAAAAAGATATTATAATTCAAGTGACGAATTCATGTTGCCCTATAGTTCAGGTTGTGATCAGCTTCAATATTGTGGCGTACATGCTCTTTATGCCGTGAAAGTATCGAGTAAAGCACCCAAAGGCTCTGCAACTCTTCGTTTTACTTTAGTAGCTACAGACGATGAAACAGATGACTTCTTTATTGTTCCTGCATATCAAGAGATCGAATGTGGTGAAACGATTGATTTCACTCTGAAAAAAGAAAGGAATGGTATCTATTCAGATGTAGATGACAATGAAGTCGAATGGATTGTTGGACAATCCAGATCACTTAGTGATTTTAGAAGCGTAACTATAGGAACAATAGATAATGCAGGTATTTTAAAATCCAATGCTGGTGTTTTCACTTCCGAGGAGATCGGTACCTGTACTGTTTTCGCCAAAATAGATGGAGAGAGGAAAGCCCAGTCCGAAGTAGTCGTAAAATGTCCTTCTGACAAAGAAGCAGATCTTCAGGAAGTTATCCGCCTCTACCAACTTCGCATTCCTGAAGGCCCATACCACAGGGACCTTAAAGCAGGAAAAGTATGGTCAAGTTTCATTGGTATGAAACCGGGCACCGCCACAAACCTTTATGCTAACTTAAATGATGAATACGGAGAATTTACCTGTGGATCATATCAAGATAAAGTATTGAGATTTCTGAGTAAAATGCAGTCAACTCCCGGAGAATGCCATCTTTTGAACGGATATGATTTCGGGCCCATAGAAGGCTCATACAGCGCACACCATGCAACCGTTGTATATCCCAAAGGAACTGACTGGAAGAAGACCGGGATAGTCTTTGATCCATGGCCTCAACAGAAACCGGAGGTAATGCCCATCGCCGACTGGGAAAAGACCTTCTCACCGATCGCAGGCGACACTTCTCCCGGATCCAGACATAAATATAATACTACCAAAGACCCAAATGATTACCAATATGCTGCATGGACCGCAGCCGGTGACCTGGCTCAGGGAACAGGTGACCTGATTGGGGATATGGGTGCATTAGTGGGCTTTGGCCAATGTCCGGTAAACATTTTGATCACTGACAGTAATGGTCGTCAGCTGGGTGCTATTGATGATAGCAACATGGTTTTTGAGATCCCGGATGCTTTCATTACGAGGATGGCTGATGGAGAAGGGGGATATTCATGGTATTTCATTCTCCAAAATACAGACGAATATGATGTTGATATTACAGCATTTGATGATGGTGAGTTTGAGTTCTTCGTCATGAACACCAATACAGAACAACTGCAAAACTATGGGGAGCGAGTCATAAAGAATGGTGAGGTCGCAGAGGTTGAACTGAGCTCACAGGATCCGACAACACCTATGACGCTACCTGATGGCTCTGAAGTTATTCCGACCCTGGAAGAACCTGTAATTCCAGAGAGCACTTTGCCGACCGAAGAGAAAGGACTTCCGGGTTTTGAACTCTGGATGACTGCCTTTGTGATTTTCGTGGTTATGCTGTTCAGAAGGTCATAAGTTCAGAAGTTTGAATGTAGTAAGTGGCATTTTCTATTTCCAGGCCACTAACCTTCTTTTCTTTTTTACTCTTTTTTGATATGATTTTGGAATTTTATCTTTTTCATTTAACAACGAGTAGGGTCATTGCTATCGCTGCCATTGTCATCAACCGCATGCTTTCGTAACCTGCATTTTCTGAAGCTCTTTCTATAAGACTAAGAGTGCTGTTGATCGTGGGAGAAATAACTTCAACGAAGTAGATATTGTACACCAATACACAATCCAACGTCCTTATATAGTGAGCTGAAAATACAGAAAGACCATGAAAGTCATCTCAGTAATAGGCTACAAAAACACAGGAAAGACTACCCTTGTTACAAGGCTGGTGCAGGAACTTTCAAAGCATGGACGTGTGGGAACGGCCAAGATGATGACTGATCATCGGCTGGATAACCCGAAAGCTGATACAGGCAAACATTTCGATGCCGGAGCTGACATGGTCACAGCTATCACCAACATTGAGCTTGTTTCCATCCAGCGTGACCCTTCTGTTGAGAAAGCTATCGATGCTCTTGCAGATGCAGGCATGGACTTTGCTGTGGTCGAGGGTGCAAAGGAAAGCCATATTGCGAAAATAGTACTGGGAGATATGGATGAGGATGTTCAGAATGTGGTTGCAAGACTTCCTGCAAGGTCTGACTGGGACCTTGGAGAGCTTGTTGACATCATCAGGGAACAGCCTGACCATGTGACACTTGAACTGCTTCTCAAGCAGATCAAAGAGACACCTGGAATAGAGAAGGTAGGCGGTATTGGAAGCTTTACCGGAATAGTCCGTGTGGATAATGAAGACTTCCGGACCAGCCAGCTCGAGTTCGAGAGTTATAAAACGGCTGCTGATGCAAGTATTCAGAAGATCCGCGAAGAGATCATGCAGCAGGAAGGCATCATCGATGTGCTGATCCATCACAAGGTCGGCACCATAATGCCTCTGGAGGATATTGTGTACATCGTCGTGGCAGCTGGCCACAGGCAGCAGCTTTTCCCGGCCCTTGCCGAAACACTTGAGAGAGTTAAATCAGAAGTACCGATCTGGAAGAAAGAGATCACCGTTGACGGTAACTTCTGGGTTCATGATCATGCCTGAATTGTCCTTCAGTTCAGTGCATTTAACTATTTTCGCCTTTCAATCGTTTTTTGATCTTTTAATTTCGTCTTTTCATCGATCAGTTCTATTCTGACTGCTTTACCAGATGAAGTACTGTATATCTATGAACTTCATTGTAGTAATGTGTCCAATGACTTCTTTAATATACTTATATCAGACGAAACATTAAAGTATGGCCCATGTTAACGTTTGTCATGATTTATACGTTTTTGAAAAATATGTGGTGATAATTATGTTAGGAATAGATGACCCCCAGATCTGGATCGCTTACGTACTTTGCATTGTAAGCGCTCTTGGTTGTATGGTTTATGGTCTTTTGAAATGGAATGAAGAAGAGCAGGAGGACTTTTAATGGCAGTTAGCACACCCCTGCTTGGAGTTATTGTACTTATCTATCTAATGATAATCTTCTATCTGGGATTATTAGGATACAAGAAAACAAAGAAGATCGATGACTACATGGTAGCCGGGCGAACGATCCACCCTTATATTCTTGCACTTTCCTATGGTGCGACATTTATCAGTACATCTGCGATCGTCGGGTTTGGCGGTGCTGCAGGTGCCCTTGGCATGGGTCTTCTCTGGCTTGCAGTGATGAATATCGTTGTCGGTATCTTCATCGCTTTTGTCATATTTGGGAAACGAACAAGAAGCATTGGTGCCCGTCTCAATGCTGTCACATTCCCTGAATTGCTTGGAAAACGTTTCCAGTCCCGGTTCATCCAGGGTTTCTCCGGAGCCCTCATCGGCGTATTCATGCCTCTTTATGCAGGAATTGTCCTGATCGGTGGAGCACGTTTTGTTGAAACTACTCTTGGTGTTAACTATGATATTGCAGTTCTTATACTTACGATAATAGTAGCAGCTTACGTCATTACAGGCGGGCTTATTGCTGTTATGTATACCGATGCATTGCAGGGTGCTTTCATGTTCATTGGTATGATAATCCTGCTTGCACTTACTTACATCAAACTTGGAGGCGTCACTGCAGCACACGAAGCACTCACAGATATGTCAACCCTTGTTCCTGAATCCCTTGTTGCGGGAGGACACCTCGGATGGACCGCGATGCCGGCTTTTGGTACGCCAATCTGGTGGACGCTTGTGTCAACTCTCGTTCTTGGAGTTGGTATCGGTGTGCTTGCACAGCCTCAGCTTGCTGTCAGGTTCATGACCGTTGAGAACGACAAGGCATTGAATCGTGCTGTCTTCGTAGGCGGACCATTCATCCTGATGATGACCGGTGTGGCTTTTACTGTAGGAGCTCTCTCAAATGTCTATTTCCAGAAGACAGAGGGACTTATTGCAATAGCAGCAGCAAAAGGAAATACTGACCTTATTATGCCGGAATATATCAATGGTGCCATGCCGGAATTGTTCGTTGTTCTCTTCATGCTGACACTGCTTGCAGCTGCAATGTCAACTCTGAGCTCACAGTTCCACACAATGGGAACGGCTATCGGACATGACCTCTACCGCGAGTTCATCAAGAAAGGTGAGGTCGGAAACACAGTGAACATAACAAGACTTGGTATTGCAGTAACTATTCTTGCAAGTGTTATCCTTGCCTACATACTTCCAATAAGTATCATTGCAAGGGCAACAGCTATCTTCTTTGGATTGTGTGCAGCAGCATTCCTTCCAATGTACATCGGTGCATTGTTCTGGAAGAGAATGACAAAAGAAGGTGCTATCGCAAGTATGATGGTAGGTACTGTAAGCAGCCTGTTCTGGCTTACATTCGTCCATGCAAAAGAAGCAGCACCTCTGGGTATCTCTAAAGCGATCTTCGGAGTGGATACGTTACTTACAGGAACATGGACAGTTGTTGACCCCATCCTTGTAGCAACCCCTCTTGCAATGATCGTCGCAATAGTTGTCAGCTTTGCCACAAAACCTCCATCTGAGGAACATTTAGAACTTTGCTACAGGAAATAAAGGCAAACAGATAGTAATTCATGTGGACATTCCTGTCCACATCT is from Methanococcoides sp. AM1 and encodes:
- a CDS encoding molybdopterin synthase, coding for MKVISVIGYKNTGKTTLVTRLVQELSKHGRVGTAKMMTDHRLDNPKADTGKHFDAGADMVTAITNIELVSIQRDPSVEKAIDALADAGMDFAVVEGAKESHIAKIVLGDMDEDVQNVVARLPARSDWDLGELVDIIREQPDHVTLELLLKQIKETPGIEKVGGIGSFTGIVRVDNEDFRTSQLEFESYKTAADASIQKIREEIMQQEGIIDVLIHHKVGTIMPLEDIVYIVVAAGHRQQLFPALAETLERVKSEVPIWKKEITVDGNFWVHDHA
- a CDS encoding thiamine pyrophosphate-dependent enzyme, which produces MNSTDRNIGTSELTGLEALYFALIDSKVEMVTGVAGFPVTAVMNYFEKNLGSDIPTLWMTNEKVALEAALGASISGKRALVLTKHVGMNVLSDPLVTAVTHTIGAGVVIIAGDDPGVRASQNEQDSRWYGEVAEVAVFDPSNPDAAYSSLTRAFELSESTKTPVIVRITDRLEKATGPVTRSDNFRKTEVTFDRSIWELTMRGKHQHFHINVQPLLVDEAENTSLTRSVKAGKTGIISSGYPSLLVDELLSEKQLEVSHLSLNVVSPPPIRKLRDFISDHEKVLVVEESEAFIESHISICGNVLGKMTGHLPYGRIEKEQIGFAIENFDKEKITEYTFIETIKGRGSRSLCEDCLFMPVYRMLHDLNILIAGDMGCSIRSAPAPLEAVDVGFALGAAISTAIGFDKKSVAVIGDFGLSHSGIVGLINAIENKRDVLVMVLDNRTAAMTGGQSTPDLTDAVKALCDDVTVFEFNDPEVAGSRIGELEELVRDKLSVKGVSVIYVRADCVLYR
- a CDS encoding symporter small accessory protein, with amino-acid sequence MLGIDDPQIWIAYVLCIVSALGCMVYGLLKWNEEEQEDF
- the radC gene encoding DNA repair protein RadC, whose product is MPDHKIRIHDMPEEERPRERLLKYGSGSLSNAELLSIILRTGSKDENVLNMCARILSEYNLKQLSQANISQLTKMRGIGPAKATQIAAVFELARKLEVYMDDPKRKIRSAGDVYSLLYPKHRELKKEMLTALYLDTKNQILREEVVSVGSLNANIVHPREVFKSALMESSASVILTHNHPSGDPSPSREDIAVTEKLVEGGKILGINVLDHVIIGDGRYVSLKEEGFIS
- a CDS encoding serpin family protein, which gives rise to MRKLVTFLAVALCIVSSLFMGCVDSSTVNAETTINVENTINAGSVEDYEIATANNAFAFDLYSMVKNEDQNVIFAPYSIFTAMAVCYDGAEGPTKKQMSNVFNYPLNKLVLEESSQVMIGTINSYNDAYDLETTNALWVLEDYPLNEQYVSNVENYYGGMVTPVDFANEPEESTDTINNWVEEKTNEKIKELIPKGEIGPETRLVITNTVYFNGKWVNEFDADMTRTRPFTLSNGDEKSVKTMYNVGKFNYGEDEKAKILELPYKGDNLCMYMVLPEENNIAEFENDLTLMYYSELKKNMNSADSVEVSIPKFTYNTEAELKSPLIEMGVVDAFFHETANFSGITSNGNLAISEIYHQAFVDVHEKGTEAAAATGAVMEDEGMENTLEFKANHPFLFFIEDKRTGCILFMGKVESPEYEEMS
- a CDS encoding sodium:solute symporter translates to MAVSTPLLGVIVLIYLMIIFYLGLLGYKKTKKIDDYMVAGRTIHPYILALSYGATFISTSAIVGFGGAAGALGMGLLWLAVMNIVVGIFIAFVIFGKRTRSIGARLNAVTFPELLGKRFQSRFIQGFSGALIGVFMPLYAGIVLIGGARFVETTLGVNYDIAVLILTIIVAAYVITGGLIAVMYTDALQGAFMFIGMIILLALTYIKLGGVTAAHEALTDMSTLVPESLVAGGHLGWTAMPAFGTPIWWTLVSTLVLGVGIGVLAQPQLAVRFMTVENDKALNRAVFVGGPFILMMTGVAFTVGALSNVYFQKTEGLIAIAAAKGNTDLIMPEYINGAMPELFVVLFMLTLLAAAMSTLSSQFHTMGTAIGHDLYREFIKKGEVGNTVNITRLGIAVTILASVILAYILPISIIARATAIFFGLCAAAFLPMYIGALFWKRMTKEGAIASMMVGTVSSLFWLTFVHAKEAAPLGISKAIFGVDTLLTGTWTVVDPILVATPLAMIVAIVVSFATKPPSEEHLELCYRK
- the mmp11 gene encoding methanogenesis marker protein 11 translates to MKEVELTDPYTIPYRGIYAVCDEENKNAEIIEHTNCYSGAAWSRFHYARSPLIQQARAVGNMTRYLVDTGVCDLTLQPSVAAAGIESVVVEGDEVSITYAGLGGGGVGATKCRAFAQGVLRYDVSESGGGKAAKGTIVVPRRERVLIGIDDTDTKEEGATWSMTHNIATALNCNESVYLSHSLVQLFPVAAKTQNCVSTVLEFGCVSKEAKEELLEDLKAALLKYSVSDETGMVVLSSFEASKMEEYSTMCRSGELTKDIAMEHAQKNGVDVWLDGNGVIGALASLAWFARPDESVDLEAKL